A section of the Dermacoccus nishinomiyaensis genome encodes:
- the ftsH gene encoding ATP-dependent zinc metalloprotease FtsH translates to MNAKKIMRTPGLYVVLALAVALLFYMFSNIGGYSRIDTSQAISLINAEKVESAKVTPDSVSLTLKDKQDIGKLKDVKRVEADYVDARGKQVVDSLSAHTPPKGYTDDPQRQGIFVTLLMNILPILLLVGLFWFLMSQAQGGGSKVMQFGKSKAKLHSKDMPTTKFSDVAGADEAVEELKEIKDFLADPEKYEKIGAKIPKGVLLYGPPGTGKTLLARAVAGEANVPFYTISGSDFVEMFVGVGASRVRDLFAQAKENSPAIIFVDEIDAVGRHRGAGLGGGHDEREQTLNQLLVEMDGFDDRTRVILIAATNRPDILDPALLRPGRFDRQIAVEAPDMGGRHHILQVHAQGKPMAKDVDLMSVARRTPGFSGAELENVLNEAALLTARTNGTIITNEALDEAIDRVMAGPQKKSRPMSAKERKVTAYHEGGHALVAAAMNNTDPVSKITILPRGRALGYTMVLPTDDKYSTTRNELLDQLAYALGGRVAEEMVFHDPSTGASNDIEKATDIARKMVTQFGMSENVGAVHLGNSGGEVFLGRDMGGNNREYSEQVAAMVDIEVRKLIEGAHDEAWRALNNNRDILDALVLELLEKETLDAPRLAEIFSAVRKEPVREVWLSSEQRHVSTRGPVMTPAEQRAIDLGKNPHADERPDGEISLYPPQPPAGPGLQGPSDVGPGLGD, encoded by the coding sequence ATGAACGCTAAGAAAATCATGCGCACGCCGGGCCTGTACGTGGTCCTCGCGCTCGCCGTGGCGCTGCTGTTCTACATGTTCAGCAACATCGGCGGGTATTCGCGCATCGACACCTCGCAGGCCATTTCCCTCATCAACGCCGAAAAGGTCGAGAGTGCGAAGGTCACGCCCGACAGCGTCAGTCTGACGCTGAAGGACAAGCAGGACATCGGCAAGCTCAAGGACGTCAAGCGCGTCGAGGCCGACTACGTCGACGCGCGCGGCAAGCAGGTCGTCGACTCCCTGAGCGCGCACACGCCCCCGAAGGGATACACGGACGACCCGCAGCGTCAGGGCATCTTCGTCACCCTGCTGATGAACATCCTGCCGATCCTGCTGCTCGTCGGTCTGTTCTGGTTCCTCATGAGCCAGGCCCAGGGCGGCGGTTCGAAGGTCATGCAGTTCGGCAAGTCGAAGGCGAAGCTGCACAGCAAGGACATGCCGACGACGAAGTTCAGCGACGTCGCGGGCGCCGACGAGGCAGTCGAGGAACTCAAGGAGATCAAGGACTTCCTCGCCGACCCCGAGAAGTACGAGAAGATCGGCGCCAAGATCCCCAAGGGCGTGCTGCTGTACGGCCCGCCCGGCACGGGTAAGACGCTGCTCGCACGCGCCGTCGCCGGCGAGGCGAACGTGCCGTTCTACACGATCTCAGGTTCTGACTTCGTCGAGATGTTCGTCGGTGTTGGTGCGAGCCGTGTGCGTGACCTGTTCGCGCAGGCCAAGGAGAACAGCCCCGCCATCATCTTCGTCGACGAGATCGACGCCGTCGGCCGCCACCGCGGCGCCGGCCTGGGCGGAGGCCACGACGAGCGTGAGCAGACGCTCAACCAGCTCCTCGTCGAGATGGACGGCTTCGACGACCGCACGCGCGTCATCCTGATCGCGGCGACCAACCGCCCCGACATCCTCGATCCGGCACTGCTGCGTCCCGGCCGTTTCGACCGTCAGATCGCGGTGGAGGCGCCCGACATGGGCGGCCGCCACCACATCCTGCAGGTGCACGCCCAGGGCAAGCCGATGGCGAAGGACGTCGACCTCATGTCGGTCGCGCGCCGCACACCGGGCTTCTCCGGCGCCGAGCTCGAGAACGTGCTCAACGAGGCTGCGCTGCTCACCGCGCGCACCAACGGCACGATCATCACGAACGAGGCCCTCGACGAGGCGATCGACCGCGTCATGGCCGGCCCGCAGAAGAAGTCGCGCCCGATGAGCGCGAAGGAGCGCAAGGTCACCGCGTACCACGAGGGTGGCCACGCCCTCGTCGCCGCCGCGATGAACAACACCGACCCGGTCAGCAAGATCACGATCCTGCCGCGCGGGCGCGCGCTGGGCTACACGATGGTGCTGCCGACCGACGACAAGTACTCGACGACGCGCAACGAACTGCTCGACCAGCTCGCGTACGCCCTCGGCGGCCGTGTCGCCGAAGAGATGGTGTTCCACGACCCGAGCACCGGTGCGAGCAACGACATCGAGAAGGCCACCGACATCGCCCGCAAGATGGTGACGCAGTTCGGCATGAGCGAGAACGTCGGCGCCGTGCACCTCGGCAACTCCGGCGGCGAGGTCTTCCTCGGCCGCGACATGGGCGGCAACAACCGCGAGTACTCCGAGCAGGTCGCCGCGATGGTCGACATCGAGGTCCGCAAGCTCATCGAGGGCGCACACGACGAGGCCTGGCGCGCGCTCAACAACAACCGCGACATCCTCGACGCCCTCGTGCTCGAACTGCTCGAGAAGGAGACCCTCGACGCGCCGCGCCTGGCTGAGATCTTCTCCGCCGTGCGCAAGGAGCCGGTGCGTGAGGTGTGGCTCTCGAGCGAACAGCGCCACGTCAGCACGCGCGGCCCGGTCATGACGCCCGCCGAACAGCGCGCTATCGACCTCGGCAAGAACCCGCACGCCGACGAGCGTCCCGACGGCGAGATCAGCCTCTACCCGCCGCAGCCGCCGGCCGGCCCTGGCCTGCAGGGCCCCAGCGACGTCGGGCCTGGCCTGGGTGACTGA
- the folE gene encoding GTP cyclohydrolase I FolE — translation MAETHDVVGAEVDLARLEAAVREILLAVGENPDREGLVETPARVARAYAEIFAGLRQNPEDVLVKTFDVDHEELILVRDIEVYSTCEHHLVPFHGVAHVGYIPSTSGRVTGLSKLARLVDVFAKRPQVQERLTTQIADALVEHLDAQGVIVVIEAEHLCMSMRGIRKPGARTITSAVRGQLRNPATRAEAMSLVMGK, via the coding sequence GTGGCTGAGACGCACGACGTGGTCGGCGCCGAGGTCGACCTTGCGCGCCTCGAAGCGGCCGTCCGCGAGATCCTGCTCGCGGTCGGGGAGAACCCCGACCGCGAGGGGCTCGTCGAGACGCCCGCCCGCGTGGCACGCGCCTACGCGGAGATCTTCGCGGGCCTGCGACAGAACCCCGAGGACGTGCTCGTCAAGACGTTCGACGTCGACCACGAAGAGCTCATCCTCGTGCGCGACATCGAGGTCTACTCGACGTGTGAGCATCACCTGGTGCCGTTCCACGGCGTCGCGCACGTCGGGTACATCCCGTCCACGTCCGGCCGGGTGACGGGGCTGAGCAAGCTCGCGCGGCTCGTCGACGTGTTCGCGAAGCGCCCGCAGGTTCAGGAGCGGCTGACGACACAGATCGCCGACGCGCTCGTCGAACACCTCGACGCGCAGGGCGTCATCGTCGTCATCGAAGCCGAGCACCTGTGCATGTCGATGCGTGGCATCCGCAAGCCGGGCGCGCGCACGATCACCTCGGCCGTCCGCGGCCAACTGCGCAACCCCGCGACCCGCGCCGAGGCGATGAGCCTCGTCATGGGCAAGTGA
- the folP gene encoding dihydropteroate synthase: MRTDRSSPGDSNGNALDGSSPRADGPVRRPLVMAVVNVTPDSFSDGGRWFDAAAAVEHGLQLVAQGADILDVGGESTRPGAQRPSADEEARRVIPVVRELAAAGARVSVDTMRASVAEAAVAAGADIINDVSGALADPAMRDVAAASDATFVAMHWRGHSVDMQQHTAYDDIVTDVCRELAESVAALREAGVRDGRLVVDPGFGFAKTAEQNWELLARMGEFDVDGLPVLWGTSRKSFLGVAGRTPQLIADGASVPPAARDAATAATSVLAAQHDAWGVRVHDVPSTLAALDVVATARRAVAPRSSGERVSGGMPR, encoded by the coding sequence ATGCGCACGGATCGTTCGTCTCCAGGTGATTCGAACGGCAATGCGCTCGACGGTTCGTCGCCGCGTGCGGATGGACCGGTGCGGCGTCCGCTCGTCATGGCAGTCGTCAACGTCACGCCCGACTCGTTCAGCGACGGCGGACGCTGGTTCGACGCGGCCGCCGCGGTCGAGCACGGCCTGCAGCTGGTGGCGCAGGGCGCCGACATCCTCGACGTCGGCGGCGAGTCGACCCGTCCGGGAGCCCAGCGTCCCAGCGCTGACGAGGAGGCCCGACGCGTCATCCCCGTCGTGCGTGAACTGGCCGCCGCGGGTGCGCGCGTGAGTGTCGACACGATGCGCGCGAGTGTCGCCGAGGCCGCCGTCGCTGCCGGAGCGGACATCATCAACGACGTCAGCGGCGCGCTCGCCGACCCAGCGATGCGCGACGTCGCCGCCGCGAGTGACGCGACGTTCGTCGCGATGCACTGGCGCGGGCACTCCGTCGACATGCAGCAGCACACCGCGTACGACGACATCGTCACGGATGTGTGTCGCGAGCTGGCCGAGTCCGTGGCCGCGCTGCGGGAGGCCGGCGTCCGCGACGGCAGGCTCGTCGTCGACCCCGGCTTCGGGTTCGCGAAGACGGCCGAGCAGAACTGGGAACTGCTCGCGCGCATGGGCGAGTTCGACGTCGACGGGCTGCCGGTGCTGTGGGGCACGTCGCGCAAGAGTTTTCTCGGCGTCGCAGGGCGGACGCCGCAGCTCATCGCGGACGGCGCGTCCGTCCCGCCCGCCGCGCGCGACGCCGCGACGGCGGCGACCAGCGTCCTCGCCGCACAGCACGACGCATGGGGGGTGCGCGTGCATGACGTCCCGTCGACGCTCGCAGCGCTCGACGTCGTCGCCACGGCGCGCAGGGCCGTGGCGCCTCGGTCGTCCGGGGAGCGAGTGAGCGGAGGTATGCCCCGATGA
- the folK gene encoding 2-amino-4-hydroxy-6-hydroxymethyldihydropteridine diphosphokinase, which yields MSDRITLTGLAVTACHGVLDFEKRIPQPFVLDISLDADLGPAGRSDDLEASLSYADVAARAVEVCSGEPVDLIETLAERVADACLAWEIVEAVDVTVHKPHAPAGVAFTPSTGVLAGPSVSVRREQRRRVVIAMGTNLGRRVATLRAALDSLRALEGFEVTQVSPLVETDPVGGVAQPDYLNAVVVGVTRLAPGHLIRELHRIEADHGRVRGERWGARTLDLDVVTLGEAGREDEIVLADERDGVQAGAADASWSPLALPHPRAHERAFVLVPWAQAAPWMAVRTPDGVLPLLDAVQRVDASGVRRGPSWDDDDHIDLEEGLT from the coding sequence ATGAGTGACCGAATCACCCTCACCGGCCTCGCCGTGACGGCGTGCCATGGCGTGCTCGACTTCGAGAAGCGCATCCCCCAGCCGTTCGTGCTCGACATCAGCCTCGACGCCGACCTGGGCCCCGCGGGCCGCAGCGACGATCTCGAGGCGTCGCTGTCGTACGCCGACGTCGCCGCGCGCGCCGTCGAGGTGTGCTCCGGCGAGCCGGTCGATCTCATCGAGACGCTCGCCGAGCGCGTCGCCGACGCCTGCCTCGCGTGGGAGATCGTCGAGGCGGTCGACGTCACCGTCCACAAGCCGCACGCTCCCGCAGGTGTCGCGTTCACCCCGTCGACCGGGGTGTTGGCAGGCCCGTCGGTGAGCGTTCGCCGCGAGCAGCGCCGCCGCGTCGTCATCGCGATGGGCACGAACCTCGGACGGCGGGTCGCGACGTTGCGCGCGGCGCTCGACTCGCTGCGGGCGCTCGAGGGGTTCGAGGTGACCCAGGTGTCGCCCCTCGTCGAGACCGACCCCGTCGGGGGCGTCGCGCAGCCCGACTACCTCAACGCCGTCGTGGTCGGCGTCACCCGCCTCGCGCCGGGGCATCTCATCCGCGAGCTGCATCGCATCGAAGCCGATCACGGCCGCGTCCGCGGTGAGCGCTGGGGCGCGCGCACCCTCGACCTCGACGTCGTGACGCTCGGCGAGGCCGGTCGCGAGGACGAGATCGTGCTCGCCGACGAGCGCGACGGGGTGCAGGCCGGCGCGGCGGACGCGTCATGGTCGCCCCTCGCCCTGCCGCACCCGCGGGCTCATGAGCGCGCGTTCGTGCTCGTCCCGTGGGCCCAGGCGGCGCCGTGGATGGCGGTGCGCACCCCTGACGGCGTCCTGCCGCTGCTCGACGCCGTGCAGCGCGTCGATGCGTCCGGGGTGCGCCGCGGCCCGTCGTGGGACGACGACGACCACATCGACCTCGAGGAAGGCCTGACATGA
- a CDS encoding DUF3180 domain-containing protein, producing MKPVRPVTAVVAGLLVALISGGLLQLMRNSGRAVPQHSWWEVLVVLAACGLLVAGGWRIRDEVRARTKAKKEADAARRAGSDESEIRAAAAAVVQGRETVAPDTARRIVVLSQTAAIGGGILAGWYAGQAVTQLARLSVPSVRSAVLLLGVLVISSVVLSVLGFLVQRWCTIPDDER from the coding sequence ATGAAGCCCGTCCGACCGGTCACCGCCGTCGTCGCGGGGCTGCTCGTCGCGCTCATCAGCGGCGGCCTCCTGCAGCTGATGCGCAACAGTGGGCGCGCCGTGCCGCAGCACTCGTGGTGGGAGGTGCTCGTCGTCCTCGCGGCGTGCGGGCTGCTCGTCGCAGGCGGATGGCGCATCCGCGACGAGGTGCGCGCCCGCACGAAGGCGAAGAAGGAAGCGGACGCCGCGCGCCGCGCCGGGTCCGACGAGAGCGAGATCCGCGCGGCCGCCGCAGCCGTCGTCCAGGGGCGCGAGACGGTGGCGCCCGACACGGCCCGACGTATCGTCGTGCTCTCGCAGACGGCCGCCATCGGTGGCGGCATCCTCGCCGGATGGTATGCGGGGCAGGCCGTCACCCAGCTCGCGCGCCTCAGCGTGCCGTCCGTCCGTTCGGCCGTGCTGCTGCTCGGGGTGCTCGTCATCAGCTCTGTCGTGCTCAGCGTGCTGGGGTTCCTCGTGCAGCGCTGGTGCACGATTCCCGACGACGAACGCTGA
- a CDS encoding DUF6801 domain-containing protein yields the protein MSKHSVRPASRTRRGLASVGALSLVGGAALIGMATTASTASAATSSINYKCQLTNQGLERTFTDPWTVTMTAAVPTNVAPGAAIPAPKITAKVTTGKDAADQLRGLGVKTIRGTAAAAYTFGGTARSVDLTIPQVSVPASGGVVTNAEGTGQAETAPAAAGTVDVKAGSFTSNQTTDSGFILNISCAPAAGANTTIATIKVGNAAPSTSTSTSTSTSTSPTSSSSTTTSTSPTTSTSPTAPSTSTASSTAMPSPSHTTGGGQGPKVETDYVGHDSMNLAGIGLAAAGVVAIGGAAFAGRREN from the coding sequence ATGAGCAAGCACTCAGTTCGCCCCGCCTCTCGCACCCGCCGCGGTCTTGCATCGGTTGGCGCCCTCAGCCTCGTCGGCGGAGCTGCCCTCATCGGCATGGCCACCACGGCGAGCACTGCGTCCGCTGCGACCTCGTCCATCAACTACAAGTGCCAATTGACGAACCAGGGCCTCGAGCGAACCTTCACGGACCCGTGGACCGTGACGATGACCGCAGCTGTGCCCACCAATGTGGCACCGGGCGCGGCGATCCCCGCCCCGAAGATCACGGCGAAGGTGACGACGGGCAAGGACGCCGCAGACCAACTGCGTGGCCTCGGCGTGAAGACCATCAGGGGTACGGCGGCAGCGGCGTACACGTTCGGCGGCACCGCCCGCTCTGTCGACCTGACGATCCCCCAGGTCTCGGTGCCCGCGAGCGGCGGCGTCGTGACGAACGCGGAGGGCACCGGCCAGGCAGAGACGGCCCCGGCTGCGGCGGGCACGGTCGATGTCAAGGCCGGCAGCTTCACCTCGAACCAGACGACGGATTCGGGCTTCATCCTCAACATCAGCTGCGCACCGGCAGCGGGCGCCAACACGACGATCGCGACGATCAAGGTCGGTAATGCTGCCCCGTCGACGAGCACGTCGACGTCGACGTCCACCTCGACCAGCCCGACGTCGTCGAGCTCGACCACCACGTCGACGAGCCCCACGACGAGCACCAGCCCGACGGCGCCGTCCACGAGCACGGCCAGCTCCACGGCGATGCCGTCGCCGTCGCACACGACGGGCGGCGGTCAGGGCCCGAAGGTCGAGACCGACTACGTCGGTCACGACTCGATGAACCTCGCCGGCATCGGCCTCGCTGCGGCGGGTGTCGTCGCCATCGGTGGCGCGGCGTTCGCCGGACGTCGAGAGAACTGA
- a CDS encoding NADH-quinone oxidoreductase subunit D produces MSSPASSPRELTVGMGAGGLATSDMVLNIGPQHPATHGVLRLRITLDGERITKCEPIVGYMHRGAEKLFEVRDYRQILVLANRHDWLSAFSSEIGVALAVEKMLGMEVPERATWTRTLLSELNRVLNHLMFLGSYPLELGAITPMFYVFREREELQGVMEEIAGGRLHYMFNRVGGLRDDIPAGWLDRAAAAVSLVRSRMPEIESFIVGNPILNARTKGVGVVSREMVEQYGITGPIARASGVDVDLRRDDPYLAYGELFAPGGPGRVITRSEGDSLARLEVLLDQTHVSLDLADACIEVLQSLPPGPVNVKLPKVLKVPEGDGYVATENPLGFNGYYIVSRGEKTPWRLKLRSASFNNMACLGEVMRGQLLADMVAILGSMFFVVGDIDK; encoded by the coding sequence ATGTCGTCTCCTGCGTCGTCCCCGCGTGAACTCACCGTCGGCATGGGCGCGGGTGGGCTCGCGACGTCGGACATGGTGCTCAACATCGGCCCGCAGCATCCGGCGACGCATGGCGTGCTGCGCCTACGCATCACGCTCGACGGTGAGCGCATCACGAAGTGCGAGCCGATCGTCGGGTACATGCACCGCGGCGCCGAGAAGTTGTTCGAGGTGCGCGACTACCGTCAGATCCTCGTGCTCGCGAACCGTCACGACTGGCTGTCGGCGTTCAGCAGTGAGATCGGCGTGGCCCTCGCCGTCGAGAAGATGCTGGGCATGGAGGTGCCTGAGCGCGCGACGTGGACGCGGACGCTGCTCTCCGAGTTGAATCGCGTGCTCAATCACCTCATGTTCCTCGGTTCGTATCCACTCGAATTGGGCGCCATCACGCCGATGTTCTACGTGTTCCGTGAGCGCGAAGAGCTACAGGGCGTCATGGAGGAAATCGCGGGCGGCCGCCTGCATTACATGTTCAACCGCGTCGGCGGCCTGCGCGACGACATTCCGGCCGGGTGGCTCGATCGCGCCGCGGCGGCCGTTTCTCTCGTGCGTTCACGCATGCCGGAGATCGAGAGCTTCATCGTCGGCAATCCGATCTTGAATGCGCGGACGAAGGGCGTTGGCGTCGTCTCTCGCGAGATGGTCGAGCAGTACGGCATCACCGGGCCGATCGCGCGCGCGTCGGGCGTCGACGTCGACCTGCGCCGCGACGACCCATATCTCGCCTACGGTGAGCTGTTCGCTCCGGGCGGGCCGGGGCGCGTCATCACGCGCTCCGAGGGTGATTCGCTGGCTCGTCTCGAGGTGTTGCTCGATCAGACGCATGTGTCGCTCGATCTCGCGGACGCCTGCATCGAGGTGTTGCAGAGCTTGCCGCCGGGGCCGGTGAACGTGAAGTTGCCGAAGGTGCTGAAGGTGCCTGAGGGCGATGGGTATGTGGCGACGGAGAACCCGCTCGGTTTCAACGGGTATTACATCGTGTCGCGGGGTGAGAAGACGCCGTGGCGGTTGAAGTTGCGTTCGGCGTCGTTCAACAACATGGCGTGCCTCGGCGAGGTGATGAGGGGGCAACTCTTGGCCGACATGGTGGCGATCCTGGGGTCGATGTTCTTTGTGGTCGGGGACATAGACAAATGA
- a CDS encoding EamA family transporter: MAPSQIAHDIEPIPVATRRRAGRSGAMSHTSMGLIIAIVSCAAFGTSGSFAKALLGSGWTPVTAVAARISIAALALAIPTAMALSGRWHVLRDNIKPIVLYGIFGVAGCQLFYFNAVTHVSVGVALLIEYLAPMLLVGWAWARYGRTPRRLTIAGTAAAIVGLLFVLDVFNGFSVDPIGIAWALGAALCLTVYFVIAGDEESELPPIALAGGGMSVGAVILLAMCALGVQPVSVSTADVTFAGSQMPFWVPVLGLALIAAALAYATGIYAARALGTTVASFISLLEVLFAVAFAWMFVGEAPTLVQVFGGAFIVGGVVLVRLDESRHAESFGPVVAAEHDAEIERWLDEVRPTRDEECVTR, encoded by the coding sequence ATGGCTCCCAGCCAGATCGCACACGACATCGAGCCCATCCCCGTCGCCACCCGCAGGCGCGCGGGCCGATCCGGCGCGATGTCCCACACGAGCATGGGCCTCATCATCGCCATTGTCTCGTGTGCGGCGTTCGGCACGTCCGGTTCGTTCGCGAAGGCACTGCTCGGCTCCGGGTGGACGCCCGTCACGGCCGTCGCGGCCCGCATCAGCATCGCAGCGCTCGCGCTCGCCATCCCGACCGCGATGGCGCTGAGTGGGCGCTGGCACGTGCTGCGCGACAACATCAAGCCGATCGTGCTCTACGGCATCTTCGGCGTCGCCGGCTGCCAGCTGTTCTACTTCAACGCCGTCACGCACGTCAGCGTCGGTGTCGCACTGCTCATCGAGTACCTCGCGCCGATGCTGCTCGTCGGCTGGGCGTGGGCGCGCTACGGCCGCACGCCGCGGCGCTTGACGATCGCCGGGACGGCTGCGGCCATCGTCGGGCTGCTGTTCGTGCTCGACGTGTTCAACGGTTTCAGCGTCGACCCCATCGGCATCGCGTGGGCGCTGGGCGCCGCGCTGTGCCTGACGGTGTACTTCGTCATCGCGGGCGACGAGGAGTCGGAGCTGCCCCCGATCGCACTCGCCGGTGGCGGCATGAGCGTCGGCGCCGTCATCCTGCTCGCGATGTGCGCACTCGGCGTGCAGCCGGTCTCGGTCAGCACCGCCGACGTCACGTTCGCCGGTTCGCAGATGCCGTTCTGGGTGCCGGTGCTCGGCCTCGCGCTCATCGCTGCGGCCCTCGCCTACGCGACGGGCATCTACGCCGCCCGCGCCCTCGGCACGACGGTCGCGTCGTTCATCTCGCTGCTCGAGGTGCTGTTCGCCGTCGCCTTCGCGTGGATGTTCGTCGGCGAGGCTCCGACGCTCGTCCAGGTCTTCGGCGGCGCGTTCATCGTCGGCGGTGTCGTGCTCGTGCGTCTCGACGAGTCGCGTCACGCGGAGAGCTTCGGCCCCGTCGTCGCGGCCGAGCACGACGCCGAGATCGAACGCTGGCTCGACGAAGTCCGCCCCACGCGCGACGAAGAGTGCGTCACGCGCTGA
- a CDS encoding CGNR zinc finger domain-containing protein: MPFGHDTEDGLLSVAALVNTATPDDTLTEIADLDAFVESWGYTGTHERTHAELDEVRALRPRFLEAWSLSRDELVAFVNEVMLQYRALPQLVRHDEWDYHLHATPSDAPLASRMAVDAVMAFVDVIRADELDRLKMCAGDCGGVLVDLSKNRSRRYCDRGCGNRANVAAYRARKAAESVS, from the coding sequence ATGCCCTTTGGTCATGACACGGAGGACGGTCTGCTGTCCGTCGCCGCGCTCGTCAACACCGCCACGCCCGACGACACCCTCACCGAGATCGCCGACCTCGACGCCTTCGTCGAGTCCTGGGGGTACACCGGCACGCACGAGCGCACGCACGCCGAACTCGACGAGGTGCGCGCCCTGCGCCCCCGATTCCTCGAGGCGTGGTCACTGTCGCGCGACGAACTCGTCGCGTTCGTCAACGAGGTGATGCTGCAGTACCGTGCCCTGCCGCAACTCGTGCGTCACGACGAGTGGGATTACCACCTGCACGCGACGCCGTCCGACGCGCCACTGGCGAGCCGCATGGCGGTCGACGCCGTCATGGCGTTCGTCGACGTCATCCGCGCCGACGAACTCGACCGCCTGAAGATGTGCGCCGGTGACTGCGGGGGAGTGCTCGTCGACCTGTCGAAGAACCGCTCCCGCCGCTACTGCGATCGCGGGTGCGGAAACCGCGCCAACGTCGCCGCCTATCGCGCGCGCAAGGCGGCCGAATCGGTGTCCTGA
- a CDS encoding SAM-dependent methyltransferase, with protein MTQQFENSDMPVSHAVPWRDAWQAALYGRDGFYRRDEGPGGHFATSAQGIPGVDEVLAQAIVAMAERIDADVVVDFACGRGELLDTVSRFVDDVDLVGVDVVERPPELSSRIAWVRSAGGASIPSLDVIAGRRAFVVAHEWLDVVPCDIAEADDDGVLREVLVTLDGDETLGAPLPPDAARWAARHAPTAMPVHVGDLRPHSSAAQPTIDAPDDPPPHPVLDDALPPADGRDNASRREPGERVEIGMTRDAAWTALVAEVTRHAAAGSVVVGIDYASTSGTRPPFGTLTGFRDGSECAPVPDGSCDVTAHVALDSLDVDDVRTQRDVLLELFGELALEPVPLALASSDPPVYLARLAARSALATATHPGGLGAFAWFTRTIG; from the coding sequence GTGACGCAGCAGTTCGAGAACTCCGACATGCCGGTGAGCCACGCGGTGCCGTGGCGCGACGCCTGGCAGGCCGCGCTCTACGGCCGTGACGGTTTCTATCGACGTGACGAGGGCCCCGGGGGCCATTTTGCGACGAGCGCGCAGGGCATTCCCGGCGTCGATGAGGTGCTCGCGCAGGCGATCGTCGCCATGGCCGAACGCATCGACGCGGACGTTGTCGTCGACTTCGCCTGCGGCCGTGGCGAACTGCTCGACACCGTCAGCCGGTTCGTCGATGACGTCGACCTCGTGGGCGTTGACGTCGTCGAGCGTCCGCCCGAACTCAGCAGCCGCATCGCCTGGGTGCGTTCTGCGGGAGGGGCGTCGATTCCGTCGCTCGACGTCATCGCAGGTCGTCGGGCGTTCGTCGTCGCGCACGAGTGGCTCGACGTCGTGCCGTGCGACATCGCGGAGGCTGACGACGACGGTGTCCTGCGCGAGGTACTCGTCACGCTCGACGGGGACGAGACGCTAGGTGCCCCACTCCCTCCCGACGCCGCCCGGTGGGCCGCCCGTCATGCCCCAACGGCGATGCCTGTCCACGTCGGCGATCTTCGTCCACATTCGTCGGCGGCCCAGCCCACGATCGATGCCCCCGACGATCCACCGCCCCACCCCGTGCTTGACGACGCCCTACCTCCGGCCGATGGCCGCGATAACGCCAGCCGTCGCGAACCCGGCGAGCGCGTCGAGATCGGCATGACGCGTGATGCGGCCTGGACGGCGCTCGTCGCGGAGGTGACGCGTCATGCCGCGGCTGGCAGCGTCGTGGTCGGAATCGACTACGCGTCCACGAGCGGTACGCGGCCGCCGTTCGGCACCCTCACCGGCTTCCGTGACGGCAGCGAGTGCGCGCCCGTTCCCGACGGTTCGTGCGACGTGACGGCGCACGTCGCGCTCGATTCCCTCGATGTCGACGACGTGCGCACCCAGCGCGACGTACTGCTCGAACTGTTCGGCGAGCTGGCCCTGGAACCCGTTCCGCTCGCCCTCGCCTCGAGCGACCCACCCGTCTACCTCGCTCGCCTCGCGGCCCGCTCGGCGCTCGCGACGGCCACGCATCCGGGTGGCCTCGGAGCCTTCGCGTGGTTCACGCGCACGATCGGCTGA
- a CDS encoding P-loop NTPase family protein — translation MPFLSLDADLPPARRVIIAGPSGSGKTTACALVSDRIGVPHHEIDALFHGPGWQPRPQFHDDVARFVATEAWVTEWQYSEVRGLLAERAELLIWLDLPRGTVTRQVVSRTLRRRLFRQELWNGNTEGPLRTFFTDPEHIVRWSWQGHARYRGLIGDVAARRPQLPIVRVCSRRELTHLIERLPRA, via the coding sequence ATGCCCTTCCTCTCGCTCGACGCCGACCTGCCGCCGGCGCGACGCGTCATCATCGCGGGGCCGTCGGGCAGCGGCAAGACGACGGCGTGTGCGCTCGTCAGCGATCGGATCGGGGTGCCGCATCATGAGATAGACGCGCTGTTCCACGGCCCCGGGTGGCAACCGCGCCCGCAGTTTCATGACGACGTCGCGCGGTTCGTCGCGACCGAGGCGTGGGTCACCGAGTGGCAATACAGCGAGGTGCGTGGCCTGCTCGCCGAGCGCGCCGAACTGCTCATCTGGCTCGATCTGCCGCGCGGCACCGTGACGCGGCAGGTCGTCAGCCGGACGCTGCGGCGACGTCTGTTTCGCCAAGAACTGTGGAACGGGAACACCGAAGGCCCGCTGCGCACCTTCTTCACCGACCCCGAGCACATCGTGCGCTGGTCGTGGCAGGGCCACGCGCGCTACCGGGGGCTCATCGGCGACGTCGCAGCTCGACGACCTCAGCTGCCGATCGTCCGCGTTTGTTCGCGACGTGAGCTGACGCATCTGATCGAGCGACTGCCCCGCGCCTGA